The genomic DNA TGTTTGTGGATGCTTATAAGAAAAGGAAGATTAACAATATAGTGAATGTTACTGGAGAATTGATGATTTCATTATAATAACAACAGCTCCATCTACTGTTGAAGTTGATCTCCACCAAGAGAGGTTGCACTGAGATTCATCACCAGTCTGACAGTGATGGTTTCTTAAACATCCTTTGTCTTAATCAAATGGTGTGGGGTGACAGAAAGCCTAGTAAGGACCCATGATGTGATGTCTTCATGTGTACTCAGAGAAGAGAACTTGTTGACTGAACTTCATCCATTACAGGAAGAGTTTTAAATTCTAAAACGTTCTTTGTGCAGGATGGACAAACTCATTCACCTCAATTTGATCTCAGGAAACCAGGACCAGTGAAACCATTGCATAATAACCTTTAAATTACAACAACCttcatatttttctgaaaacatttacgCAATTCATGAACAATccattttcaaaaacagatgATGAACAAGACTCAAAAcagactttacatttttcttgGAAAATGCAACACCTCTGTGTCAACTTTTGCCCAATACTTTTCCACCTACGGTTGACAGTGTTGTTTTCATGTAgcctgtacaaaaaaaatgctattcATACTACCTGCCACTCTTATGAGGACAGAATGACCCCAAGTGGACAAATAGGAATAGTATTTTATTGAACAATTCTCTGCAAATGACACTCATTGCATAATATCATCCTGCGGTCCAGATTGAACCCTTAGGATGTCCTATTCTGGGCCTCTGGTTGTATGTTTTACATTCCTACCTTAGCGGTGCTATAATTGCTCTTTGTTATGGTTATATGATTGAATATACAATGTAATTGCTCCTAAATACATGGAGTATCTGATCTTAGTTGTTGTAAGCGTTTTGCTCAGACAGACATCAGTGTCGTGCGTCTTTGATTGGAGCATAAAATAGCACAAGACACAGCAGTGTGGCGCACTTGAGTGTTTAACTATTTAGATCTTCTGCAGCTGTGAAAACTGTCCGCCCAacagtggaggaggggggggtcagGGCCTCTGAGGTTCCAGAGCTGTTTCATCATTGTGTCACATTGATGGGTAAATCTAAGACTTGTATGTCACAAGCAGTTCATGAGAAGACGTGATTATATCAGTCCTTATATTTTGTAATCCTATCCCTAACAATCCAATTTAACCAAAACACAATTTGAAATTCATGACAGGTGATGGTGAAAGTCCCTGGCAATGGGTTTATGATCAGCAAAAGCAGACTGTTTTTACAAGCTTTCATGTAAATCATGGATCGTATTCTGCTCCGAGCAAAGTCCTCTGCAAAAAACTAATTAACTGTCTTGGACTACAGTAAGTCCACTTTGTTCCTGATCAAAAGTCATGTGGCTTGTTGTCAGCATTTTGTTTTGGCTGTTGGAAGACGTTGCAAAAAGTTTCATTTTATGTAATGCAACTAAGTTACATGCAGTTTCCTATTCCTTGCAGGGAGGTGCACCAAAAATTAAGTTTGGTTACATACAGCTGAGTTTCACAGGAAAAGTTGCTACTTACATTTACTCCAACACAgtagattttaaataaagtaatgaCTATAAGGGTAGCAAGTCCTGATTCTCAACTTGAATCTGAGCATGTTTAGATGCACAATACCTGCCTCAACAGTACAGACATTATAGATATTTTAACATATGCAATAGTCCCCCAGTATTAAGAGACTGAAGTAAAGAGGTATTTGCTTGCTAATGTTTGGTGAGCATTTTCTTCCCTGACTCTGGTCTTCAGTAAGtgaaacaaacactaaaatgtATCAAGGCCAGGTGGCCAGTCAACAGCATTCCTCGTTCTGTTGTTTATGCCCAGCTGTATTATCCTTAAATGGAGGGGTTTTAGTataaaaagggacaaaacaaatctaaatgCACAGTGTTTGTGAATCACTGTCAAtgacatgcatgtttttttccctccaggtTTGGGAGGAAGAAGGTTATCTTCATCTCTCTTGCAGCCCAGTGTCTTGCTGTCCTGCTTCAGTCCTTCTCTCACTCATGGAAGATGTTCTGCATCATGTTCCTCTTTGTTGGAGCCTCCCAGATATCCCTCTATATTTCTGCCTTTGTACTAGGTACGCATTGCAAACTTCTCCTATGTTTGGTCTTATAGCCAGAGATCATTGGCGCCTGCATGATTGGATACTTTGACATACTATCTGCTGATTCATCTCTTCTAAATCTCATGCTCATCACTAAACTCTTACGATTATATCTCGGGCAGGAACCGAGGTTTTGAGTAAAACTATGCGAGTGCTCTTCACAACTCTCGGGGCGTTCCTTTTCTATTGCATTGGGTACATGACTCTGCCCTGGATCGCATACGGCATCCGAGAATGGAGGACTCTGCTGGCCGTTCTATCCATGACTTCTGTGGTCTACATCCCACTTTGGTGGTACGTTATTCATAATACTCATTgataaagtcatattttgtgCCCAAAGTCAGCATCCCTGATTCAACAACAAGATgtgataattatttaaaaaacaacttattttgtTGACACTCATagtaaacatgtatttattgtgCAGGTTTATCCCAGAGTCTCCTCGGTGGTTGATCACTCAGGGACGATTTGAGGAGGCTGAGGCCATCGTGAGGGAAGCTGCGAGGAAAAATAAGGTCGAAGCACCATCTGTGATCTTTAAAGAATCCGAGGTGAGCTTCACATATTGTCATTAATAAGATAACTCTACTTTGTCTTTGTGACCTTTTAATTATGGCAGATAATGTTAGCACCCAGGTGTCAAAAGCCATCGACACAATTCAGGTCCGGGAGGAATAGCAAATATGGCTACTTACACCTGAGCCAACAATGATATTTGCACAAATGAGATACTTAATGTGTATATACGTATCATACTGTAGGTTATGCATAATTctccttaacctaaccaagtacacttgttgcctaaaccaaactgtgactgaaaattgaaaataatagtaataaaaaacagataataattAGTCGACTAGAATTTGAACCCTTGTGTTGGACCCATTCATCAACCACAACTTAATCCCTTCTTTGTCACTGTTTATAcaaatactactattactactaaatATTTCATCCAGAAAGCCTCTCTGCTAGCTAACTATTGCTAAATAAGTTGCATATTCAACTTGACCAGGTGTAAATTGCCGAAAAGGTTGCCGTGTTACTATTCTCACCAGGTTGCAAATAGACACTATTTATTGATAATGTCCCTTTCAATATTTTGGCCCCAATAATCTGTCTTTTCAGACATGAGGACACTCAATAAAAGTGTCTTCACATGCATTCCTCTTCGGTTTCATGTGTGCTATTTGTTGTTATATCTGATGACATTTCTCTATCAAATTCCTACACAGCATTCTTCCAAATTACTGTTAGAGACAAAGATGTTATTCTTGGTTCTTGACACATTATCTGTAATTGATTAAATATCATGTGAATGCTTGTCTTCGTCTCTAGACAACATGAAACTCAGCCAATAGTAGCTGACgtaaaagaacaattaaaacttgCCCAATTTAAACAAACTCCAAACCCTGAAACCATTTGTCAAGTTGCCATAACATGTTTGAAATATTCTGGAAAATGTAACCACATGAattgtcttgtttgtttctgttttagcTACAGGGCACCTCTCCAGGCAAGACATACAGCATGCTTGATATCCTGAAATCCAAGAACATCAGATGCATCACACTGATGTGTCTCGTTTTGtggtgagtttttttcttttttttttcatcattatgAAGTAGTCATCATTCACATTAGATGTTgttgtgacaaaaacaaagtgacacCGTAACTAGAAACCGGTAGAAAAAAGAGCATTGTAAACCTGCATGTCATGACATTTACTTGATaatacaaattacttttttcctttttcaggaTGGCAATAAACATTGGGTATTTTGGATTATCCCTGAACACCTCCAACCTGAGTGGCAACCCCTTCATGAACTGTTTTTTATCAGCAACTACTGAGGTCCCCGCCTACGTTGTTTCTACTTGTCTGCTGAGGAGATGTCCAAGAAAAGCACTTCTGTCATCGTTCCTCATCCTTGGAGGAGGAGTTCTTCTTCTAATCCAGTTCATCCCTAATAGTAAGAGCCTGTTTAACGttctcacacacatattcacaaagTGTCCTATCACACAGCCATAATAAATGATACTGcatacaaagacaaaacacCAGAGCCATGGGTGATGAGCATTCTGAAACAAATAGCAGCAtgacatttaagataagataagattgaactttttgtaaatgtgtattttttacaaataccaAGAGGAATTGTACCAAGAGGAATTGTTGTGCAGCATTCGCATTACAAAGTAGGAGATGAGTGAGTTCAGGCAAATTACAAAGGCCATGCAGTTGTTCTTTTATATTAGCTTGTGTTTTCCTGAGATTTATGCTGCACTCCTTTAATTTGTACATGTTTATTTGATAGGATTGTAGCACGTTAATCTAGTATAAATAGATATAAtcagtataaaaacacaacaaacctgTTGGATTTAGCAAGAATGCTAATAAACAACCATGATCCCGAGgcaggaaacacaaaaaaaagtatatacaaTTGTATGGTGTTAAAGTGTACCTTTTTCACATGACTTTTGGATTTTAACATAAAGTCCAGTGTGACCCCCAAggtacttttaaaatgtcaagcTCCTACCCTCTCAGGaacacatttgaatatttcatcaTACAATAAGAGACATGATTTAGTAAACTAGTCCAGAACATATCATTGCAGATGTGAGTTTGAAGTGGCTTCTTGGATATCTTttgcttgtttaaaaataacttcatCATCTGCATACAATTGAATATTGATGTTTTGGCATACATTAGGTGGTTCATTAAGATATATAgtgtgaataaaattggtccaaaaATAGAGCCTTGTGGGACCCCTACAGGTCCGTCAAAGTAAGGAGATTTGGTGCTGTCAACACAAACATATTGCCTTCTATTGGATGGATAGGATTTCATCGACAGGATAGcttcttcagaaaaatgtaaatgtgtattttttacaaatactATCAATCAAACCTCCATTGTATTGGTGCAGGCACACATCTAAGAGACAGATATCTCAACCAAAACATCTGCATGTCTTAATATCACTTTATATCATTTTGGGTAGGTGagaaaatacataatatatattttgaatgcatAAAAACATGATGACAGTGTCATGCTTGCTGCATACATACATTTGTAATTTGGCTGAACAGACTCTTTAATAGCAGTTGCTTCCTATGAGGCACATTTACTTTGCAGCAGTTGTGGAATTTAACTTAGCACTTTAACTCACATACTGCAAGTACAAATccgaggtacttgtactttattgTAGTATTACTATTTTCTGTAAACttttacttctacttcactacatctcagagggaaattcTCACAGTTTTTTATCCCCTTCCTGTACAGTGAAAACTGAAAACTAGATCTATACTTTCCAAAAGAGGGTGCAAATGTGCAAGCCCGGGAGTTAATTATTGTCTATGCACTTCCACATAGAAGTAAACTCATGATGAATATATAAGAAGCATACCCTTTCTGAGAAGAGTGTTGAAATGTCTGTTCCTAATGTTCCTCTTGAGGCAAGCAAAGCAAGTCCCAAAATGTACTTTTCCTGTTTCACGTTTTTCTAACACGTGGCAACGATTGAAGACATAACAGTCAGTGTTTCATCAGATTGTACTTTTGAAGCTACAtattaaacaaaccaaacaacacAACCCCTTCCACCATCAGCCAATTGACAgcccacattttttaaataacctacTAACATGTTCATTATTCTTTTCACCTACAAAGAAGAAGTATTCAATTGaattcaataaaactttattaatcgATGAAGGTGATTTGCTTTATggcaagaaaaaacagagatgaaAAAGACTATATATACAGCACACATTTGGGGATTCCATTCATAACTCACTCCAAATATCttatctttctctttcccctccTCAGCCCTTCAGTATGTTGCTCTGGCATTGGAAATGACTGGAAAGTTTGGCTTCACCATGGCCTTTAGCATTGTCTACATCTACACCGCCGAGCTTTACCCCACTGTACTCAGGAACGTCGGCATGGGAATGTGCTCCTCTGCTGCGAGGATTGGAAGCATCACAGCTCCTTATGTCATCTATCTAGGTGTGTAGCCGTTGAGTACAGTATCTAAAGAAATAGTATGCCGTTTATAAAAACAAGACTGCATAGGGTAATGTCAGTGACATCtaaatttgtttctttattctaGTAAATGTTTGTCAATTTCTAATGTACACTTTTGCTCCTCTGTTATTGGCAGGCACTTATAATAAGGCTCTGCCTTATATTCTCATGGGAAGTCTAACAATTGCTTCCTCCGTGGTGAATTTCTTCCTCCCGGAGACCCTCAACAGAGATCTTCCAGAAACAGTGGAGCAGATGCAAGAATGTCAGAAGTAGGTGCATTTAACTCAGGCAACAACCTCCTTGCATTCTtactaatggccatcagggggcgactcctctggttgtatagaagtctatgagataTTTACTTgacttctcatttgat from Anoplopoma fimbria isolate UVic2021 breed Golden Eagle Sablefish chromosome 24, Afim_UVic_2022, whole genome shotgun sequence includes the following:
- the slc22a5 gene encoding organic cation/carnitine transporter 2, giving the protein MGDYDEDTAFLGQTGPFFWTTFFLLNTVFVSTGFNGLYIVFVGAAPEHHCLVPDVNLTEEWTSAIIPFTIVDGKEVQSQCSRYRLDVVRNLSAEGFVPGTDVNLTGLQQERCLDGWNYSKDIYQSNIVTEWDLVCDDQWKVPFASSTLFVGYLFGSLISGYLSDRFGRKKVIFISLAAQCLAVLLQSFSHSWKMFCIMFLFVGASQISLYISAFVLGTEVLSKTMRVLFTTLGAFLFYCIGYMTLPWIAYGIREWRTLLAVLSMTSVVYIPLWWFIPESPRWLITQGRFEEAEAIVREAARKNKVEAPSVIFKESELQGTSPGKTYSMLDILKSKNIRCITLMCLVLWMAINIGYFGLSLNTSNLSGNPFMNCFLSATTEVPAYVVSTCLLRRCPRKALLSSFLILGGGVLLLIQFIPNTLQYVALALEMTGKFGFTMAFSIVYIYTAELYPTVLRNVGMGMCSSAARIGSITAPYVIYLGTYNKALPYILMGSLTIASSVVNFFLPETLNRDLPETVEQMQECQKLCKGPKKRKYAENEGRRNPPIQCEAKSEVHALPL